One part of the Helicobacter cetorum MIT 99-5656 genome encodes these proteins:
- a CDS encoding DEAD/DEAH box helicase family protein — protein MLHEIIREKVQHWLQSKRCTINNIITYIRQKGQLRETQIQAIETYLFLKIEGNNKPLWQLFSEGFFIDENAKHLQELNINTHTRNFLENNKNAYALYRFASDKVGKKSRLPHLEELICNHCESVEYERIIKSIFYNVSYADYLLSLPMGAGKTYLMASLIYLDLYFAQNEPENKSFGHNFLVLIPQGLKNSIAPSLKTIADFDPSWVIKEPSATQLKQQLVFEILDEQATSKKSNKARNPNAQKVNQCLPNPFGRVFVLNAEKVILNRLYDNELNFEYNEDEKDLQANELRNLIGKIPHLNILIDEVHHAQKSDIKLRQVINAWSKTENITTVLGFSGTPYLPSAEKIVLSPNDTLKIAEITNTIYYYPLTSAIKSFLKTPQVKIAKNLSPLHIIKQGIEDFKKTYGDKTYSNNTIAKVAIYCSSIEMLEEEVYPYLISDLKISPNEILRFHGGNKKYSLPKENTLEFRQLDTAFSQKKYILLVGIGKEGWDCKSLTSVILPQISKSSSKNSIIQTTCRCLRQVDKNKDETALIWLNQENADILNKQLQIEQHTSIEELNRLQKIKNTMLERTPRIEFLQLPKVDYYELKISYQSIAQEETPNTEQKLQNILSNIEQYHSNISIKTTDLQHLNLGDIKYLKDIGDEPTYYSMWLTDISKDSFNTISREQLHVFDALLQKIFEKITFIKNTQKVFNVEFDRYKINQDIRLAFSIKRTLNTSKETIPKEASLLIMDKLKAIEEHKNLYPNQETCKQILAFDKNPSSIVKEAIKILNQNIAFETLNKDKTFHILPYNFDSSFEKDLLINTLQSHDFKRKHLEIYFNGERGISDFVINCFEKRDKNYYSIGKYTTDFLILQRKENKIHKVLMVETKGSIYANDEKFKKKKAFIETTFLEQNNEKFGYTKFDFLYLQENTNYAKNINDRINQFFD, from the coding sequence ATGCTACACGAGATAATCAGAGAAAAAGTTCAGCATTGGTTACAATCAAAACGATGCACGATAAACAATATTATCACTTATATACGACAAAAAGGGCAACTACGAGAAACCCAAATCCAAGCGATTGAAACTTACCTATTTTTAAAGATAGAAGGCAATAACAAACCCTTATGGCAGTTATTTTCAGAAGGTTTTTTTATTGATGAGAATGCTAAGCATCTCCAAGAACTGAATATCAATACACATACAAGAAACTTTTTAGAAAACAATAAAAATGCCTACGCTCTCTATCGTTTTGCCAGCGATAAAGTCGGCAAAAAATCTCGTTTACCCCATTTAGAAGAGTTGATTTGCAATCATTGTGAAAGCGTAGAGTATGAACGCATTATCAAAAGTATTTTTTATAATGTCAGTTACGCAGATTATTTGTTGAGCTTGCCTATGGGAGCAGGAAAAACCTATCTTATGGCAAGCCTTATCTATCTTGATTTGTATTTTGCACAAAACGAGCCTGAAAATAAAAGCTTTGGTCATAATTTTTTAGTGCTTATACCACAAGGATTAAAGAACTCTATCGCTCCAAGTTTAAAAACCATTGCTGATTTTGACCCTTCATGGGTCATTAAAGAGCCATCAGCAACTCAGCTTAAGCAACAACTTGTTTTTGAAATTTTAGATGAACAAGCAACTTCTAAGAAAAGCAATAAAGCACGAAATCCTAACGCTCAAAAAGTGAATCAATGCCTGCCTAATCCTTTTGGGAGAGTTTTTGTGCTTAATGCAGAAAAAGTCATTCTCAATCGTCTCTATGACAATGAACTCAATTTTGAATATAATGAAGATGAAAAGGATTTGCAAGCAAATGAATTACGAAATCTAATAGGAAAAATTCCTCATCTTAATATTTTAATTGATGAGGTCCATCACGCTCAAAAATCAGATATAAAACTGCGACAAGTCATCAATGCTTGGAGCAAAACAGAAAATATTACCACCGTTCTGGGTTTTTCTGGCACACCCTACTTGCCGTCAGCTGAAAAAATTGTATTATCGCCCAATGATACACTCAAAATCGCTGAGATTACTAACACCATCTACTACTACCCTTTAACAAGTGCTATTAAAAGTTTTTTAAAAACGCCACAAGTTAAAATAGCTAAAAACTTATCACCCTTACACATCATCAAACAGGGTATTGAAGACTTTAAGAAAACCTATGGCGATAAAACTTATTCAAACAATACCATCGCAAAAGTAGCTATTTATTGCTCCTCTATTGAAATGCTAGAAGAAGAAGTATATCCTTATCTCATTAGTGATTTAAAAATCAGCCCTAATGAAATTTTACGATTTCATGGGGGAAATAAAAAATATTCTTTACCCAAAGAAAATACATTAGAGTTTAGACAATTAGACACAGCATTTTCACAAAAGAAATATATCTTGCTTGTGGGCATTGGCAAGGAGGGTTGGGATTGCAAGAGTTTAACAAGCGTCATTTTGCCCCAAATAAGCAAAAGCTCATCTAAAAACTCTATCATTCAAACAACTTGCCGATGCTTGCGACAAGTTGATAAAAACAAAGACGAAACAGCCCTCATTTGGCTCAATCAAGAAAACGCTGATATTCTTAACAAACAACTTCAAATTGAACAACACACAAGCATTGAAGAATTGAATCGTTTGCAAAAAATTAAAAACACCATGCTAGAACGAACGCCACGGATAGAGTTTTTGCAACTACCCAAAGTGGATTATTATGAACTTAAAATATCCTATCAATCTATAGCTCAAGAAGAAACCCCAAATACCGAGCAAAAATTACAAAATATTTTAAGCAACATCGAACAATACCATTCAAATATAAGTATTAAAACGACCGATTTGCAACATCTTAACTTAGGTGACATTAAATACTTAAAAGACATTGGCGATGAACCTACTTATTATTCTATGTGGCTTACAGATATTAGCAAAGACAGTTTCAATACGATAAGCCGTGAGCAATTGCATGTATTTGATGCGTTATTACAAAAGATTTTTGAAAAAATCACTTTCATCAAAAACACACAAAAGGTCTTTAATGTGGAATTTGACAGATACAAAATCAATCAAGATATCCGCCTAGCTTTTAGCATTAAACGAACTTTAAATACTAGCAAAGAAACTATTCCAAAAGAGGCGAGTTTACTTATTATGGATAAGCTCAAAGCCATTGAAGAACACAAAAATCTCTACCCAAACCAAGAAACTTGCAAACAGATTCTTGCATTTGATAAAAACCCTTCGTCAATCGTCAAAGAAGCCATAAAAATACTCAACCAAAACATCGCTTTTGAAACCTTAAACAAAGATAAAACTTTTCACATCTTGCCTTACAATTTTGACAGCTCTTTTGAAAAAGACCTTTTAATCAATACGCTGCAATCACACGACTTTAAAAGGAAGCATTTAGAAATTTATTTCAACGGTGAGAGGGGCATAAGTGATTTTGTGATTAATTGCTTTGAAAAAAGAGATAAGAACTACTATAGCATAGGCAAATACACAACCGACTTTTTGATTTTACAACGCAAAGAAAATAAAATCCATAAAGTCCTTATGGTGGAAACCAAAGGCTCTATTTATGCTAATGATGAAAAATTTAAGAAAAAGAAAGCTTTTATAGAAACAACATTTTTAGAGCAAAACAATGAAAAATTTGGCTACACAAAATTTGATTTCTTGTATTTACAAGAAAATACAAATTATGCAAAAAATATCAATGATAGAATCAATCAATTTTTTGATTAA